The Mastacembelus armatus chromosome 9, fMasArm1.2, whole genome shotgun sequence genome contains a region encoding:
- the cmya5 gene encoding cardiomyopathy-associated protein 5 isoform X1, with product MEECERLDSGETELQEFQGEDSEAISQDDEDEVEELQNSLREIVQDPSVKPKLQCLMVDPSFSMVTVQSEDSGIVWETASSRCSTPWASETSSISEAYSMEGSGAAGKITIVFDEEKIVRRRTRSGGRSSRLSDRLSRPGSSRSASALGVERPEMAEVSLPNVKQEKAATEPDLEELKNKDQQLFSLISEGYEILNIRVPSKLPTVDEEESTELQDNLSYLDQTPKIRSRNHHNWAQQENQVLSEEGEIPDHDEPVKQDTSQPSADTEPKHVFVQKESTTDIDYFEKFTLLDEVAPGEQAAELQEEAEQPGAKPQAEEQKPAKETPKDTPSASEDSFVFVTDVEIVGAHLDEVFYGEGPPADALQGRDDGEGEAGARMRSRRESQKSMKESGSVLFGSEETVLTPIYISPGPPKIIDPILLEEPTAMSFMYSDLYEDAVGERRRSDEEYSEAESVTSEKSYKRCLLDSEEPDGYLEKFILKDETPTEEVQPEAADDKKEGRMMWSQNKFEMTGCLTRSIKEEDQDTKKTDEPKAQKDSIVAMTEKKKDTVTETQQEREGNKFSIPAEEQAVKETSSVRGSRLREDQEVKPEVKKDEMDPPESCTDEPLPEIQVEETKEIEEPQRKEERTIETEQQCQTQKVVGSSGEVLVKATDETSVKTPAQSEVPALVVKPEMQTEKNLSQEAVTDSEMLAADEDKAETPAEESVISTEASDTIELSAETSQCKEEEAAADIVAEDSAPVEVITDCDSAVHAVVEVTEKAVSDKEIQTQVHIDLQEISAETTDAQAAAPEGETEDGHLEVETVRRLPEIITKTDQESEVKKEISSELPEPVIPEQEDKTDSDKKRHKLLESEQHLQEESVADSEPDKKLVTETKTPTEDTGAVVQDVNSDELILLVPKGQAVEINIDQWLSKTTSDVVTLPEQDSTHEHLLAPEDTTALSEAPQAPVEETKTEPEVEEVEPEVALKEEELPRNYLDRKYSSLAPVEEAGTERVLEEDEGVFSPLRSFTPQEDLSGLHREDIHLEEANVEQKAENHRMEDAPETDFIKEPVGPDVDLYREDEGRKKEHNEVAVEAPELPIEELEYEVISKQDVNEMAGSGKHRDAEEPRPEAGQEREEPEMEDKMFDLSREDELIEADYEIIDAEEESQCRLAAELQGMDWFCVTCECLLSEDDYVCGEHHSHVVDAVDNAYEKIKEKLSDWIAELQGRSENIEDLVSELELAYNSVEEQCVDREAAMQAQNEEMMALVMEQYNNMSISMEEEKKTKLEQLYDQIVSFQESIDSVKATLETTAREAETDARSPEDIHSRLKASLNSATSLELGPKGLLVFEDYAKGNTSSAHLAQRKGIPVPQRPTLQPQGPGSATSTSVTVYWKVNPGDIIDCFQVYCMEDPQGAVSEEYRVTVKESYCGLEELEPDRIYKVWVMAVNYTGCSLPSERLSFRTAPSVPVIDTERCTVTWDMATLRWNSSKQAPGQSYTLEYCRQYEVEGEGLRSISGIKSCEQKVLLQPNENYLFYIKAVNEAGASEQSEAALISTKGTRFHLLKTSAHPALELSVDKTTLHYSQDTHENTPFTSKQCPSILGELLPARGHHYWETIVSRSTAYRLGVAYAAAYRNSSLGEDNLSWCLQCVPTPTGCRYQLLHSDIQSSVFVIEMPERVGTLLDYQLGHLSFYNAQSGQLLGSFNQRFTQPCHPALALELPGSLEVSMLPEVPEFTKDS from the exons ATGGAGGAATGTGAGCGTCTGGACTCGGGGGAGACTGAGCTGCAGGAGTTTCAGGGTGAAGACTCAGAGGCCATCAGccaggatgatgaagatgaggtGGAGGAATTGCAAAACAG tCTGCGTGAGATCGTCCAGGACCCGTCAGTGAAGCCCAAACTCCAGTGTCTGATGGTGGATCCTTCGTTCTCCATGGTAACAGTTCAGAGTGAGGACAGTGGTATTGTTTGGGAGACGGCCTCTAGCCGCTGTTCTACACCCTGGGCCTCTGAGACGAGCTCCATCTCTGAAGCATACAGCATGGAGGGCTCTGGAGCCGCAGGAAAGATCACCATTGTCTTTGATGAGGAGAAAATCGTCCGCAGGAGGACGAGGTCCGGAGGAAGGAGCAGTAGGCTCAGTGACAGACTGAGCCGACCTGGTAGTTCAAGATCAGCTTCAGCTCTGGGAGTGGAGAGACCGGAGATGGCTGAGGTTTCTCTTCCTAATGTCAAACAGGAGAAAGCTGCAACAGAGCCAGACTTGGAAGAACTCAAAAACAAAGATCAGCAACTGTTTAGCTTGATTTCAGAGGGTTATGAGATTCTCAACATTAGGGTCCCCTCCAAACTTCCCACTGTGGATGAAGAAGAGAGCACAGAACTGCAGGACAATTTGTCTTATCTGGACCAGACCCCAAAGATCAGGTCTAGAAATCACCATAACTGGGCACAGCAGGAGAATCAGGTCCTGTCAGAGGAAGGGGAAATACCAGATCATGATGAG CCTGTGAAGCAAGATACTTCTCAGCCATCAGCAGACACTGAGCCCAAACACGTATTTGTTCAGAAAGAGAGCACGACTGATATTGACTACTTCGAGAAGTTTACACTTTTGGATGAGGTGGCTCCTGGAGAACAAGCTGCAGAGCTACAAGAGGAGGCAGAACAGCCTGGAGCTAAACCCCAAGCAGAGGAGCAAAAACCTGCTAAGGAGACACCCAAAGACACCCCATCTGCATCAGAAGACTCCTTTGTCTTTGTTACAGATGTGGAGATAGTCGGCGCACACTTGGATGAGGTCTTTTATGGAGAAGGGCCTCCTGCTGATGCGCTGCAGGGGAGAGATGATGGTGAAGGAGAGGCTGGAGCCAGGATGAGATCGAGACGAGAGAGCCAAAAATCGATGAAGGAAAGTGGTTCGGTGTTGTTTGGGAGTGAGGAAACCGTCCTCACCCCCATATATATCTCCCCTGGACCTCCCAAGATCATTGACCCCATTCTCCTGGAGGAGCCCACCGCCATGTCTTTCATGTACTCAGACCTTTACGAGGATGCTGTAGgcgagaggaggaggagtgatgAAGAATACTCTGAGGCAGAGAGCGTGACATCTGAGAAGTCTTATAAGAGATGTTTGTTAGATTCAGAGGAGCCAGATGGCTACCTGGagaagtttattttgaaagatgaaACTCCAACAGAGGAGGTTCAACCAGAGGCAGCGGATGATAAGAAGGAGGGGAGGATGATGTGGTCACAGAATAAATTTGAAATGACAGGATGTCTAACAAGATCGATTAAAGAAGAAGACCAGGACACAAAAAAGACAGATGAACCAAAGGCACAGAAGGACAGTATTGTAGcaatgactgaaaagaaaaaagacacagttacagaaacacaacaagaaagagagggaaataAATTCTCCATACCAGCTGAAGAGCAGGCTGTGAAAGAAACCTCATCTGTTCGAGGGTCTAGGCTGAGAGAGGATCAGGAAGTGAAACCTGAGGTAAAAAAAGATGAGATGGATCCACCTGAGAGCTGCACTGATGAGCCACTTCCTGAAATTCAAGTAGAAGAAACAAAAGAGATTGAAGAGcctcagagaaaagaggaaCGCACTATTGAAACCGAACAGCAATGTCAGACACAAAAAGTGGTGGGAAGCAGTGGTGAAGTGCTCGTGAAGGCTACAGACGAAACATCAGTAAAAACACCTGCACAGAGCGAGGTGCCTGCACTGGTTGTTAAACCTGAGATGCAAACAGAGAAGAATCTGTCTCAGGAGGCTGTTACTGACAGTGAGATGTTGGCTGCTGATGAGGACAAAGCAGAGACCCCAGCAGAGGAAAGTGTAATCTCGACTGAAGCCTCAGATACAATAGAGCTATCAGCTGAAACATCACAgtgtaaagaagaagaagcagcagcagacatcGTTGCTGAAGATAGTGCACCTGTTGAGGTGATCACTGACTGTGATTCTGCTGTGCACGCAGTAGTGGAAGTAACTGAAAAAGCAGTGAGTGACAAAGAGATACAAACCCAGGTTCACATTGATCTTCAGGAAATAAGCGCTGAGACAACAGATGCTCAAGCAGCAGCTCctgaaggagaaacagaagaTGGACATCTGGAAGTGGAAACTGTGAGAAGGTTGCCTGAGATTATTACTAAAACTGATCAGGAGTCAGAGGTTAAAAAAGAGATTTCAAGTGAATTACCTGAACCTGTGATACCAGAACAAGAGGACAAGACAGATTCAGACAAGAAGCGTCATAAACTCCTTGAATCCGAACAGCATCTACAAGAAGAGTCAGTAGCTGATAGTGAACCTGATAAAAAGCTGGTAACTGAAACTAAGACACCCACAGAGGACACGGGGGCTGTTGTTCAGGATGTCAACAGTGATGAATTAATCCTCCTTGTCCCCAAAGGACAAGCTGTAGAGATCAATATTGATCAGTGGTTGAGCAAAACTACAAGTGATGTAGTAACTCTTCCTGAGCAAGATAGCACACATGAACATCTTCTAGCACCTGAAGACACAACAGCACTCTCAGAGGCTCCTCAGGCACCAGtggaagaaacaaagacagagccTGAAGTTGAAGAAGTAGAACCAGAAGTTGCTTTAAAGGAAGAAGAACTACCCAGAAACTACTTAGACAGAAAGTACTCATCACTTGCACCTGTGGAAGAGGCTGGCACAGAGAGGGTCTtagaggaggatgagggagtCTTTTCCCCTCTGAGGAGCTTTACTCCCCAAGAGGATTTATCTGGGTTGCATAGAGAGGATATACATTTAGAAGAAGCAAACGTagaacaaaaggcagagaaTCACAGGATGGAAGATGCCCCAGAAACAGACTTTATTAAAGAGCCTGTAGGTCCAGATGTTGATCTCTATAGGGAGGATGAAGGGCGAAAGAAGGAGCACAATGAGGTGGCAGTAGAAGCTCCAGAGTTGCCTATTGAGGAGCTTGAATATGAGGTAATATCCAAACAGGATGTAAATGAGATGGCAGGatctggaaaacacagagatgcaGAGGAACCAAGGCCTGAGGCAGGTCAGGAGAGAGAAGAGCCGGAGATGGAGGATAAAATGTTTGATCTCTCCAGAGAAGACGAGCTCATTGAGGCTGACTATGAAATCATCGACGCAGAGGAGGAGAGTCAGTGCCGACTGGCCGCTGAGCTGCAGGGGATGGACTGGTTCTGTGTCACCTGTGAATGTCTGCTATCAGAGGATGACTATGTGTGTGGAGAGCATCACAGTCATGTGGTCGATGCTGTGGACAACGCCTATGAGAAAATCAAG GAGAAACTGAGTGACTGGATCGCAGAACTTCAGGGGAGATCAGAGAACATTGAGGACTTGGTGTCTGAGCTGGAGCTGGCCTACAACTCTGTAGAG GAGCAGTGTGTGGACAGGGAGGCAGCGATGCAGGCACAGAATGAGGAGATGATGGCTCTGGTGATGGAGCAGTACAACAACATGTCCATCAgcatggaggaggagaagaagaccAAGCTGGAACAGCTCTATGATCAAATTGTCTCTTTCCAGGAGAGCATAGACTCTGTCAAGGCCACTCTAGAGACCACGGCCAGAGAGGCTGAGACTGATGCTCGG TCACCTGAAGACATTCATTCAAG GCTCAAGGCATCTCTGAACTCAGCCACGTCACTGGAGCTGGGTCCCAAAGGACTACTGGTGTTTGAGGACTACGCCAAGGGTAATACTTCCAGTGCACACCTTGCACAGCGCAAGGGAATCCCAG TGCCTCAGAGACCCACACTGCAGCCCCAGGGGCCGGGCTCAGCCACCAGCACCAGTGTGACTGTTTACTGGAAAGTCAACCCTGGAGATATCATAGACTGCTTCCAGGTTTACTGCATGGAGGATCCACAAGGAG ctgtgtcaGAAGAATACCGTGTGACCGTGAAGGAGAGTTACTGTGGCTTGGAGGAGCTGGAGCCTGACAGGATATACAAGGTCTGGGTGATGGCCGTCAACTACACTGGCTGCTCTCTGCCCAGCGAGAGACTTAGCTTCAGAACTG CTCCGTCAGTGCCAGTGATAGACACAGAGCGCTGTACTGTTACATGGGATATGGCTACATTGCGGTGGAACTCGTCAAAACAGGCCCCTGGACAGAGCTACACCCTGGAGTACTGCCGCCAGTATGAAGTGGAGGGAGAGGGGCTCAG GTCAATCTCCGGTATCAAAAGCTGTGAACAAAAGGTTTTGCTACAGCCCAATGAGAATTACCTGTTTTATATCAAAGCTGTGAATGAGGCTGGAGCCAGCGAGCAAAGCGAGGCTGCACTCATTTCCACAAAAG GGACAAGGTTTCACCTGCTGAAAACTTCAGCTCACCCTGCTCTGGAGCTCTCAGTGGACAAGACCACCCTGCACTATTCTCAGgatacacatgaaaacacaccatTCACAAGCAAACA GTGTCCGTCCATCCTAGGTGAGTTGTTGCCGGCACGAGGGCACCACTACTGGGAGACCATCGTGTCCAGAAGTACAGCGTACAGGCTTGGAGTGGCATACGCTGCAGCCTATAGAAACAGTTCACTGGGGGAAGACAATCTATCATGGTGTTTGCAGTGTGTCCCTACACCAACAGG TTGCAGGTATCAGTTGCTCCACAGTGACATTCAGtccagtgtgtttgtgattgagATGCCTGAGCGCGTGGGTACTCTGCTGGATTACCAGCTTGGTCATCTATCTTTCTATAATGCCCAAAGTGGACAGTTGTTGGGTAGCTTCAACCAGCGCTTCACCCAGCCGTGCCACCCTGCTCTAGCCCTGGAGCTACCGGGCAGCCTGGAGGTCAGCATGTTGCCTGAGGTACCAGAGTTTACCAAGGACAGCTAG
- the cmya5 gene encoding cardiomyopathy-associated protein 5 isoform X2: MVDPSFSMVTVQSEDSGIVWETASSRCSTPWASETSSISEAYSMEGSGAAGKITIVFDEEKIVRRRTRSGGRSSRLSDRLSRPGSSRSASALGVERPEMAEVSLPNVKQEKAATEPDLEELKNKDQQLFSLISEGYEILNIRVPSKLPTVDEEESTELQDNLSYLDQTPKIRSRNHHNWAQQENQVLSEEGEIPDHDEPVKQDTSQPSADTEPKHVFVQKESTTDIDYFEKFTLLDEVAPGEQAAELQEEAEQPGAKPQAEEQKPAKETPKDTPSASEDSFVFVTDVEIVGAHLDEVFYGEGPPADALQGRDDGEGEAGARMRSRRESQKSMKESGSVLFGSEETVLTPIYISPGPPKIIDPILLEEPTAMSFMYSDLYEDAVGERRRSDEEYSEAESVTSEKSYKRCLLDSEEPDGYLEKFILKDETPTEEVQPEAADDKKEGRMMWSQNKFEMTGCLTRSIKEEDQDTKKTDEPKAQKDSIVAMTEKKKDTVTETQQEREGNKFSIPAEEQAVKETSSVRGSRLREDQEVKPEVKKDEMDPPESCTDEPLPEIQVEETKEIEEPQRKEERTIETEQQCQTQKVVGSSGEVLVKATDETSVKTPAQSEVPALVVKPEMQTEKNLSQEAVTDSEMLAADEDKAETPAEESVISTEASDTIELSAETSQCKEEEAAADIVAEDSAPVEVITDCDSAVHAVVEVTEKAVSDKEIQTQVHIDLQEISAETTDAQAAAPEGETEDGHLEVETVRRLPEIITKTDQESEVKKEISSELPEPVIPEQEDKTDSDKKRHKLLESEQHLQEESVADSEPDKKLVTETKTPTEDTGAVVQDVNSDELILLVPKGQAVEINIDQWLSKTTSDVVTLPEQDSTHEHLLAPEDTTALSEAPQAPVEETKTEPEVEEVEPEVALKEEELPRNYLDRKYSSLAPVEEAGTERVLEEDEGVFSPLRSFTPQEDLSGLHREDIHLEEANVEQKAENHRMEDAPETDFIKEPVGPDVDLYREDEGRKKEHNEVAVEAPELPIEELEYEVISKQDVNEMAGSGKHRDAEEPRPEAGQEREEPEMEDKMFDLSREDELIEADYEIIDAEEESQCRLAAELQGMDWFCVTCECLLSEDDYVCGEHHSHVVDAVDNAYEKIKEKLSDWIAELQGRSENIEDLVSELELAYNSVEEQCVDREAAMQAQNEEMMALVMEQYNNMSISMEEEKKTKLEQLYDQIVSFQESIDSVKATLETTAREAETDARSPEDIHSRLKASLNSATSLELGPKGLLVFEDYAKGNTSSAHLAQRKGIPVPQRPTLQPQGPGSATSTSVTVYWKVNPGDIIDCFQVYCMEDPQGAVSEEYRVTVKESYCGLEELEPDRIYKVWVMAVNYTGCSLPSERLSFRTAPSVPVIDTERCTVTWDMATLRWNSSKQAPGQSYTLEYCRQYEVEGEGLRSISGIKSCEQKVLLQPNENYLFYIKAVNEAGASEQSEAALISTKGTRFHLLKTSAHPALELSVDKTTLHYSQDTHENTPFTSKQCPSILGELLPARGHHYWETIVSRSTAYRLGVAYAAAYRNSSLGEDNLSWCLQCVPTPTGCRYQLLHSDIQSSVFVIEMPERVGTLLDYQLGHLSFYNAQSGQLLGSFNQRFTQPCHPALALELPGSLEVSMLPEVPEFTKDS, translated from the exons ATGGTGGATCCTTCGTTCTCCATGGTAACAGTTCAGAGTGAGGACAGTGGTATTGTTTGGGAGACGGCCTCTAGCCGCTGTTCTACACCCTGGGCCTCTGAGACGAGCTCCATCTCTGAAGCATACAGCATGGAGGGCTCTGGAGCCGCAGGAAAGATCACCATTGTCTTTGATGAGGAGAAAATCGTCCGCAGGAGGACGAGGTCCGGAGGAAGGAGCAGTAGGCTCAGTGACAGACTGAGCCGACCTGGTAGTTCAAGATCAGCTTCAGCTCTGGGAGTGGAGAGACCGGAGATGGCTGAGGTTTCTCTTCCTAATGTCAAACAGGAGAAAGCTGCAACAGAGCCAGACTTGGAAGAACTCAAAAACAAAGATCAGCAACTGTTTAGCTTGATTTCAGAGGGTTATGAGATTCTCAACATTAGGGTCCCCTCCAAACTTCCCACTGTGGATGAAGAAGAGAGCACAGAACTGCAGGACAATTTGTCTTATCTGGACCAGACCCCAAAGATCAGGTCTAGAAATCACCATAACTGGGCACAGCAGGAGAATCAGGTCCTGTCAGAGGAAGGGGAAATACCAGATCATGATGAG CCTGTGAAGCAAGATACTTCTCAGCCATCAGCAGACACTGAGCCCAAACACGTATTTGTTCAGAAAGAGAGCACGACTGATATTGACTACTTCGAGAAGTTTACACTTTTGGATGAGGTGGCTCCTGGAGAACAAGCTGCAGAGCTACAAGAGGAGGCAGAACAGCCTGGAGCTAAACCCCAAGCAGAGGAGCAAAAACCTGCTAAGGAGACACCCAAAGACACCCCATCTGCATCAGAAGACTCCTTTGTCTTTGTTACAGATGTGGAGATAGTCGGCGCACACTTGGATGAGGTCTTTTATGGAGAAGGGCCTCCTGCTGATGCGCTGCAGGGGAGAGATGATGGTGAAGGAGAGGCTGGAGCCAGGATGAGATCGAGACGAGAGAGCCAAAAATCGATGAAGGAAAGTGGTTCGGTGTTGTTTGGGAGTGAGGAAACCGTCCTCACCCCCATATATATCTCCCCTGGACCTCCCAAGATCATTGACCCCATTCTCCTGGAGGAGCCCACCGCCATGTCTTTCATGTACTCAGACCTTTACGAGGATGCTGTAGgcgagaggaggaggagtgatgAAGAATACTCTGAGGCAGAGAGCGTGACATCTGAGAAGTCTTATAAGAGATGTTTGTTAGATTCAGAGGAGCCAGATGGCTACCTGGagaagtttattttgaaagatgaaACTCCAACAGAGGAGGTTCAACCAGAGGCAGCGGATGATAAGAAGGAGGGGAGGATGATGTGGTCACAGAATAAATTTGAAATGACAGGATGTCTAACAAGATCGATTAAAGAAGAAGACCAGGACACAAAAAAGACAGATGAACCAAAGGCACAGAAGGACAGTATTGTAGcaatgactgaaaagaaaaaagacacagttacagaaacacaacaagaaagagagggaaataAATTCTCCATACCAGCTGAAGAGCAGGCTGTGAAAGAAACCTCATCTGTTCGAGGGTCTAGGCTGAGAGAGGATCAGGAAGTGAAACCTGAGGTAAAAAAAGATGAGATGGATCCACCTGAGAGCTGCACTGATGAGCCACTTCCTGAAATTCAAGTAGAAGAAACAAAAGAGATTGAAGAGcctcagagaaaagaggaaCGCACTATTGAAACCGAACAGCAATGTCAGACACAAAAAGTGGTGGGAAGCAGTGGTGAAGTGCTCGTGAAGGCTACAGACGAAACATCAGTAAAAACACCTGCACAGAGCGAGGTGCCTGCACTGGTTGTTAAACCTGAGATGCAAACAGAGAAGAATCTGTCTCAGGAGGCTGTTACTGACAGTGAGATGTTGGCTGCTGATGAGGACAAAGCAGAGACCCCAGCAGAGGAAAGTGTAATCTCGACTGAAGCCTCAGATACAATAGAGCTATCAGCTGAAACATCACAgtgtaaagaagaagaagcagcagcagacatcGTTGCTGAAGATAGTGCACCTGTTGAGGTGATCACTGACTGTGATTCTGCTGTGCACGCAGTAGTGGAAGTAACTGAAAAAGCAGTGAGTGACAAAGAGATACAAACCCAGGTTCACATTGATCTTCAGGAAATAAGCGCTGAGACAACAGATGCTCAAGCAGCAGCTCctgaaggagaaacagaagaTGGACATCTGGAAGTGGAAACTGTGAGAAGGTTGCCTGAGATTATTACTAAAACTGATCAGGAGTCAGAGGTTAAAAAAGAGATTTCAAGTGAATTACCTGAACCTGTGATACCAGAACAAGAGGACAAGACAGATTCAGACAAGAAGCGTCATAAACTCCTTGAATCCGAACAGCATCTACAAGAAGAGTCAGTAGCTGATAGTGAACCTGATAAAAAGCTGGTAACTGAAACTAAGACACCCACAGAGGACACGGGGGCTGTTGTTCAGGATGTCAACAGTGATGAATTAATCCTCCTTGTCCCCAAAGGACAAGCTGTAGAGATCAATATTGATCAGTGGTTGAGCAAAACTACAAGTGATGTAGTAACTCTTCCTGAGCAAGATAGCACACATGAACATCTTCTAGCACCTGAAGACACAACAGCACTCTCAGAGGCTCCTCAGGCACCAGtggaagaaacaaagacagagccTGAAGTTGAAGAAGTAGAACCAGAAGTTGCTTTAAAGGAAGAAGAACTACCCAGAAACTACTTAGACAGAAAGTACTCATCACTTGCACCTGTGGAAGAGGCTGGCACAGAGAGGGTCTtagaggaggatgagggagtCTTTTCCCCTCTGAGGAGCTTTACTCCCCAAGAGGATTTATCTGGGTTGCATAGAGAGGATATACATTTAGAAGAAGCAAACGTagaacaaaaggcagagaaTCACAGGATGGAAGATGCCCCAGAAACAGACTTTATTAAAGAGCCTGTAGGTCCAGATGTTGATCTCTATAGGGAGGATGAAGGGCGAAAGAAGGAGCACAATGAGGTGGCAGTAGAAGCTCCAGAGTTGCCTATTGAGGAGCTTGAATATGAGGTAATATCCAAACAGGATGTAAATGAGATGGCAGGatctggaaaacacagagatgcaGAGGAACCAAGGCCTGAGGCAGGTCAGGAGAGAGAAGAGCCGGAGATGGAGGATAAAATGTTTGATCTCTCCAGAGAAGACGAGCTCATTGAGGCTGACTATGAAATCATCGACGCAGAGGAGGAGAGTCAGTGCCGACTGGCCGCTGAGCTGCAGGGGATGGACTGGTTCTGTGTCACCTGTGAATGTCTGCTATCAGAGGATGACTATGTGTGTGGAGAGCATCACAGTCATGTGGTCGATGCTGTGGACAACGCCTATGAGAAAATCAAG GAGAAACTGAGTGACTGGATCGCAGAACTTCAGGGGAGATCAGAGAACATTGAGGACTTGGTGTCTGAGCTGGAGCTGGCCTACAACTCTGTAGAG GAGCAGTGTGTGGACAGGGAGGCAGCGATGCAGGCACAGAATGAGGAGATGATGGCTCTGGTGATGGAGCAGTACAACAACATGTCCATCAgcatggaggaggagaagaagaccAAGCTGGAACAGCTCTATGATCAAATTGTCTCTTTCCAGGAGAGCATAGACTCTGTCAAGGCCACTCTAGAGACCACGGCCAGAGAGGCTGAGACTGATGCTCGG TCACCTGAAGACATTCATTCAAG GCTCAAGGCATCTCTGAACTCAGCCACGTCACTGGAGCTGGGTCCCAAAGGACTACTGGTGTTTGAGGACTACGCCAAGGGTAATACTTCCAGTGCACACCTTGCACAGCGCAAGGGAATCCCAG TGCCTCAGAGACCCACACTGCAGCCCCAGGGGCCGGGCTCAGCCACCAGCACCAGTGTGACTGTTTACTGGAAAGTCAACCCTGGAGATATCATAGACTGCTTCCAGGTTTACTGCATGGAGGATCCACAAGGAG ctgtgtcaGAAGAATACCGTGTGACCGTGAAGGAGAGTTACTGTGGCTTGGAGGAGCTGGAGCCTGACAGGATATACAAGGTCTGGGTGATGGCCGTCAACTACACTGGCTGCTCTCTGCCCAGCGAGAGACTTAGCTTCAGAACTG CTCCGTCAGTGCCAGTGATAGACACAGAGCGCTGTACTGTTACATGGGATATGGCTACATTGCGGTGGAACTCGTCAAAACAGGCCCCTGGACAGAGCTACACCCTGGAGTACTGCCGCCAGTATGAAGTGGAGGGAGAGGGGCTCAG GTCAATCTCCGGTATCAAAAGCTGTGAACAAAAGGTTTTGCTACAGCCCAATGAGAATTACCTGTTTTATATCAAAGCTGTGAATGAGGCTGGAGCCAGCGAGCAAAGCGAGGCTGCACTCATTTCCACAAAAG GGACAAGGTTTCACCTGCTGAAAACTTCAGCTCACCCTGCTCTGGAGCTCTCAGTGGACAAGACCACCCTGCACTATTCTCAGgatacacatgaaaacacaccatTCACAAGCAAACA GTGTCCGTCCATCCTAGGTGAGTTGTTGCCGGCACGAGGGCACCACTACTGGGAGACCATCGTGTCCAGAAGTACAGCGTACAGGCTTGGAGTGGCATACGCTGCAGCCTATAGAAACAGTTCACTGGGGGAAGACAATCTATCATGGTGTTTGCAGTGTGTCCCTACACCAACAGG TTGCAGGTATCAGTTGCTCCACAGTGACATTCAGtccagtgtgtttgtgattgagATGCCTGAGCGCGTGGGTACTCTGCTGGATTACCAGCTTGGTCATCTATCTTTCTATAATGCCCAAAGTGGACAGTTGTTGGGTAGCTTCAACCAGCGCTTCACCCAGCCGTGCCACCCTGCTCTAGCCCTGGAGCTACCGGGCAGCCTGGAGGTCAGCATGTTGCCTGAGGTACCAGAGTTTACCAAGGACAGCTAG